Part of the Olsenella profusa DSM 13989 genome, CCTGTGTGGTCGAGCAGGTATCGGTTGGCAACACCGAGATCATCGACGAAGTCATGGACCTCATGAAAAAGTTTGGTGCATAGGAGGCAATACAACATGGCTCAGACACAACGGCGGGAGACGTTCGACATCAGGGGGATGACCTGCGCGGCCTGCGAGGCGCGCGTGCAGAGGTCCGCCGCGGCCGTCAAGGGCGTGAGCGAGGCCAGCGTCAACCTGCTCAAGAACTCGATGGAGCTCAGCTACGATGGCGACCCCAAGACCATCGACGCCGTGGTCGCCGCCATCGACAGGGCTGGCTACGGGGCCGTGCCGCGCAGCACAGGCAGGGTCACCACGCGCCAGAAGGCCCCCGCCTTCGTCGACCCCAAGGTCAACGCCCAGAAGGCCGTGCGCGCCAGGCGCAACCAACTCGTAGGCTCGCTCGTCTTCGGCGTGCCCCTCTTCTACCTGGCCATGGGTCCGATGCTCGGTTGGCCCGAGGTGCCGGGGCTCGACGGCATGGGCAACATGATGGCCGCCGCCGTGACGCAGCTGCTGCTGGCCGTGTGCGTCATGTTCGTCAACCGCAGCTACTTCACCATGGGCTTCAAGACGCTCCTCCACGGCTCGCCCAACATGGACTCGCTCATCGCCATCGGCTCGGCGGCATCCTTCGGCTACAGCCTCGTCGGCGTCTACCAGATGGCCTTTGCGCTCGGCCACATGGACGTGGGGGCCGCGCACGACGCGATGATGCACGCACTGTTCTTCGACTCGGCGGGCACCATCCTCGTGCTCATCACGCTCGGCAAGTACTTCGAGGCCCGCGCCAAGGGCAAGACCACGAGCTCCATCTCGGCCCTCATCGACCTCGCCCCCAAGGAGGCGACGGTCGTGCGCGGCGGGGAGGAGGTCAAGATCCCCACCGGCGAGGTCTCCGTCGGCGACAGGGTCGTCGTGCGCGCCGGTGAGTCGGTGCCGGTGGACGGCGTCGTCGTGGAGGGGTCGGCCTCGGTGGACGAGTCCGCCATCACCGGCGAGCCGCTGCCCGTGGAGAAGGCCGCAGGCGACACGGTCACCGGCGCCACCGTCTCCCGGCGCGGCTGGTTCGCGATGGAGGCCTCCGCCGTCGGGGCCGACACGACGCTCGCCCGCATCATCCGCCTCGTCGATGAGGCCACCAGCTCCAAGGCCCCCATCGAGCGTCAGGCCGACCGGATCGCCGGCATCTTCGTGCCGGTCGTGCTCGGCATCGCGGCCGTCACCTTCGTGGCGTGGGTCGCCCTCCTCGTGCCGGGCGACCTCGCCACGGCGATCAACCACGCGGTCTCCGTCCTCGTGATCTCCTGCCCCTGCGCCCTGGGCCTCGCCACGCCCACCGCCGTCATGGTGGGCACCGAGCGCGGTGCCAAGGCTGGCATCCTCGTCAAGAGCGCCGAGGCGCTCGAGACGGCGGGTTCGCTCGACACCGTCGTGCTCGACAAGACCGGCACCATCACCGCGGGCACGCCCGAGGTCACCGATCTGCGGCTGGCACCCGGCATCACCAAGCGCGACCTGCTCCGCGTGGCGGCCGCCCTGGAGCGCAAGAGCGAGCACCCACTCGCCGAAGCCGTCTGCGCCTATGCGGACAAGGAGGCGCCCGGCGTGGACGCGACCGCCGAAGTTACCGACTTCACGCAGGTCGCAGGTGGTGGCCTCGTGGCAACGGTGGACGGCCATGCGGTCGTGGCCGGCAACGCCCGCCTGATGGGTCAGCGGGGCATCGACCTCACGGACCTTTCGGCGGACGCCGATGCCCTGGCGGCCCAGGCCAAGACACCGCTCTCCTTCGCCTCGGACGGGCGCGCACTCGGTGTGGTGGGCGTCGCCGACGTCGTGAAGCCCACCTCGGCAGATGCCATCGCACGCCTGCGCGCGATGGGCATCCGCACGGTCATGCTCACGGGCGACCAGGAGCGGACCGCGCACGCCATCGCCAGCCAGGTGGGTGTCGACGAGGTCGTCGCCGGGGTGCTCCCCGACCAGAAGGAGCGCAAGGTCCACGACCTCCAGCGCCAGGGGCACAGGGTCGCGATGGTCGGCGACGGCATCAACGACGCCCCGGCCCTCGCCCGTGCGGACGTGGGCATCGCCATCGGCGCCGGCACCGACGTGGCCATCGAGTCGGCCGACGTCGTGCTCATGCGCTCCGACCCCGGCGATGTCGCGACCGCCATCGAGCTCTCGCGCGCCACCATGCGCGACATCCGCCAGAACCTGTTCTGGGCCCTGTTCTACAACGCCATCTGCATCCCGGTGGCCATGGGCGCCCT contains:
- a CDS encoding heavy metal translocating P-type ATPase is translated as MAQTQRRETFDIRGMTCAACEARVQRSAAAVKGVSEASVNLLKNSMELSYDGDPKTIDAVVAAIDRAGYGAVPRSTGRVTTRQKAPAFVDPKVNAQKAVRARRNQLVGSLVFGVPLFYLAMGPMLGWPEVPGLDGMGNMMAAAVTQLLLAVCVMFVNRSYFTMGFKTLLHGSPNMDSLIAIGSAASFGYSLVGVYQMAFALGHMDVGAAHDAMMHALFFDSAGTILVLITLGKYFEARAKGKTTSSISALIDLAPKEATVVRGGEEVKIPTGEVSVGDRVVVRAGESVPVDGVVVEGSASVDESAITGEPLPVEKAAGDTVTGATVSRRGWFAMEASAVGADTTLARIIRLVDEATSSKAPIERQADRIAGIFVPVVLGIAAVTFVAWVALLVPGDLATAINHAVSVLVISCPCALGLATPTAVMVGTERGAKAGILVKSAEALETAGSLDTVVLDKTGTITAGTPEVTDLRLAPGITKRDLLRVAAALERKSEHPLAEAVCAYADKEAPGVDATAEVTDFTQVAGGGLVATVDGHAVVAGNARLMGQRGIDLTDLSADADALAAQAKTPLSFASDGRALGVVGVADVVKPTSADAIARLRAMGIRTVMLTGDQERTAHAIASQVGVDEVVAGVLPDQKERKVHDLQRQGHRVAMVGDGINDAPALARADVGIAIGAGTDVAIESADVVLMRSDPGDVATAIELSRATMRDIRQNLFWALFYNAICIPVAMGALTPLGITLNPMIGAAAMGFSSVFVVSNALRLFAWRPSTGGAPAATPPTTIATSVEGKEGNETMTTKTLDIEGMMCDHCVQHVTQALEGVRGVKNVHVSLEDHKATLEAGALVSNKRLENAVEDAGYKVTGIA